A single genomic interval of Neisseria leonii harbors:
- a CDS encoding bifunctional (p)ppGpp synthetase/guanosine-3',5'-bis(diphosphate) 3'-pyrophosphohydrolase — MREPAPALPDLSALRQWLNDYRNSQSPDDAKLLETALALAENHYPPDARTEAGEPLFSHLLHAAQIVAGLDLLPEAVAATLLADLPAYLDNWHSILTEQCGRQTAEMVRGIDEVQKLTHFADVDKLDTPEERAAQAEAMRKMLLAMVGDIRVVLIKLALRTRTLQFCNTLPDSPGKRALAKQTLDIFAPLANRLGVWQLKWQLEDLGFRHHNPEKYREIARLLDEKRTERLEYIDHFLATLRAELDKYPIRYDVAGRPKHIYSIYKKMVKKKLDFDGLYDIRAVRILVDSIPECYTTLGIVHSLWQPVPGEFDDYIANPKGNGYKSLHTVIVGPQDKGVEVQIRTFEMHQFNEFGVAAHWRYKEGGKGDAAYEQKIAWLRQLLDWRENMADSGKEDLAAAFQTELFNDTIYVLTPHGKVFSLPAGSTPIDFAYALHSDLGDRCRGAKVDGQIVPLSTPLENGQRVEIIAAKTGKPPVNWLHEGWVKSPRAIAKIRAHIRAQNAEAVRESGKHQFEKVLAKISPRPNQQALSEKLGFADIEQLYTAIGQGDITTRAVQKACGALSEPAPPPLNETSIVKKSKIGSSQGGILIDGEGGLMTTLAKCCKPAPPDDITGFVTRERGISVHRSNCPSLHHLARTSPDKVLPAAWADSVSDRIFAVDIEIRAQDRAGLLRDVSDALARHKINVTGVQTQSRDLEACMRFTLEVKQVGDLPRVLLGLSEVKGVSSVSRL, encoded by the coding sequence ATGCGCGAACCCGCCCCCGCTTTACCGGATTTGTCCGCCCTGCGCCAATGGCTCAACGATTACCGGAACAGTCAGTCCCCCGACGACGCAAAGCTGCTGGAAACCGCACTCGCTCTGGCCGAAAATCATTATCCGCCCGATGCGCGCACCGAGGCGGGCGAGCCGCTGTTCAGCCACCTGCTGCATGCCGCACAAATCGTTGCCGGTCTCGATCTGCTGCCCGAAGCCGTGGCCGCCACCCTGCTGGCCGATCTGCCCGCCTATCTCGACAACTGGCACAGCATCCTGACCGAACAGTGCGGGCGGCAGACTGCCGAAATGGTGCGCGGTATCGACGAAGTGCAGAAACTCACCCACTTTGCCGATGTCGATAAACTCGACACGCCCGAAGAGCGCGCCGCCCAAGCGGAAGCCATGCGCAAAATGCTGCTGGCGATGGTGGGCGATATCCGCGTGGTCTTAATCAAACTCGCCCTGCGCACCCGCACCCTGCAATTCTGCAACACCCTGCCCGACAGCCCCGGAAAACGCGCCTTAGCCAAGCAGACGCTGGATATTTTCGCCCCGCTGGCCAACCGCTTGGGCGTATGGCAGCTCAAATGGCAGCTCGAAGATTTGGGTTTCCGCCACCACAACCCCGAAAAATACAGGGAAATCGCCCGTCTGCTCGACGAAAAACGCACCGAACGGCTCGAATACATCGATCATTTTCTCGCCACCCTGCGCGCCGAACTGGACAAATACCCGATCCGTTACGATGTGGCCGGCCGACCGAAACACATCTATTCCATCTACAAAAAGATGGTGAAAAAAAAGCTGGATTTCGACGGCCTCTACGACATCCGCGCGGTGCGCATTCTGGTAGACAGCATTCCCGAATGCTATACCACGCTGGGCATCGTACACAGCCTGTGGCAGCCGGTTCCCGGCGAATTTGACGACTATATCGCCAACCCCAAAGGCAACGGCTACAAAAGCCTGCACACTGTTATCGTCGGCCCGCAGGACAAAGGCGTGGAAGTGCAGATCCGCACTTTCGAGATGCACCAATTCAACGAATTCGGTGTCGCCGCCCACTGGCGTTACAAAGAAGGCGGCAAAGGCGACGCGGCCTACGAACAGAAAATCGCCTGGCTGCGCCAGCTTTTGGACTGGCGAGAAAATATGGCCGACAGCGGCAAAGAAGACTTGGCCGCAGCCTTCCAGACCGAGTTGTTCAACGACACAATCTATGTGCTGACCCCGCACGGCAAAGTTTTCTCCCTGCCTGCCGGTTCCACACCGATTGATTTTGCCTACGCGCTGCACAGCGATTTGGGCGACCGCTGCCGCGGTGCCAAAGTGGACGGCCAGATTGTGCCGCTTTCCACGCCGCTGGAAAACGGTCAGCGGGTGGAAATCATTGCGGCCAAAACCGGCAAACCGCCGGTCAACTGGCTGCACGAAGGCTGGGTCAAAAGCCCGCGCGCCATTGCCAAAATCCGCGCCCATATCCGCGCGCAGAATGCCGAGGCGGTACGTGAAAGCGGCAAACACCAGTTTGAAAAAGTCCTGGCTAAAATCAGCCCCCGCCCCAACCAGCAGGCTTTAAGCGAAAAACTGGGCTTTGCCGACATCGAACAGCTCTACACCGCCATCGGACAGGGCGACATCACGACCCGCGCGGTGCAAAAGGCCTGCGGCGCGCTCAGCGAACCCGCCCCGCCGCCGCTTAACGAAACCAGCATCGTCAAAAAATCCAAAATCGGCAGCAGTCAGGGCGGTATCCTGATTGACGGCGAAGGCGGCCTGATGACCACACTGGCCAAATGCTGCAAACCCGCCCCGCCCGACGACATCACAGGTTTCGTGACCCGCGAGCGCGGCATTTCCGTCCACCGCAGCAACTGCCCGTCGCTGCACCACCTCGCCCGCACCTCGCCCGACAAAGTCCTGCCCGCCGCTTGGGCCGACAGCGTTTCCGACCGGATTTTTGCCGTGGACATCGAAATCCGCGCCCAAGACCGCGCGGGGCTGCTGCGCGATGTGTCCGATGCGCTGGCGCGCCACAAAATCAATGTAACCGGCGTGCAGACCCAGTCGCGCGATCTGGAAGCCTGTATGCGCTTTACCCTTGAAGTCAAACAGGTCGGCGACCTGCCGCGCGTCTTGTTGGGCCTGAGCGAAGTCAAAGGCGTATCGAGCGTCAGCCGCCTGTAA
- a CDS encoding vancomycin high temperature exclusion protein, which yields MTALLITAALLSAAALLADAAVFLLTRTRCYRRAEDVPECDFMLVLGTAKYVGSPPVANRYYGNRIRAAETLWRQGRIGQIIVSGHGLNNSESETAHMQADLTAAGIPPEAVWQDRAGFRTLDSIIRCHRAFPDARFCIVSQPFHNRRALIQARAAGMNAVALHAEALGWRNGPRVMVRERFARLRLWYDLITRTRPSATLEQEPLRQMHGTARH from the coding sequence ATGACTGCCTTACTGATTACCGCCGCTCTGCTGTCGGCCGCCGCCCTGCTGGCCGATGCCGCCGTTTTCCTGCTGACCCGTACGCGCTGCTACCGCCGCGCCGAAGATGTGCCCGAATGCGATTTTATGCTGGTGCTGGGCACGGCCAAATACGTGGGCAGCCCGCCCGTTGCCAACCGCTATTACGGCAACCGCATCCGCGCGGCCGAAACCCTGTGGCGGCAGGGACGTATCGGGCAGATTATCGTCAGCGGCCACGGCCTCAACAACAGTGAAAGCGAAACCGCCCATATGCAGGCCGACCTGACCGCCGCCGGCATTCCGCCCGAAGCCGTCTGGCAGGACCGCGCGGGTTTCCGCACACTCGACAGCATTATCCGCTGCCACCGGGCGTTTCCCGATGCCCGCTTCTGCATCGTTTCCCAACCGTTCCACAACCGCCGCGCCCTGATTCAGGCACGCGCCGCCGGCATGAATGCCGTTGCCCTGCACGCAGAAGCACTGGGCTGGCGCAACGGCCCGCGCGTGATGGTGCGCGAACGCTTCGCCCGCCTGCGCCTGTGGTACGATCTGATAACCCGCACCCGACCCTCCGCCACGCTGGAACAGGAGCCGCTGCGGCAGATGCACGGTACCGCCCGCCATTGA
- a CDS encoding SCO family protein, with amino-acid sequence MKPYPISALLCTLLLAACQPNPAPAPAAPAASDTAAASATPDTSGFYGTDIRRDDIGGDFTLTGGDGKPFSLSSLKGKVVLLTFGYTNCPDVCPTSLVTYNDVLRQLGGQAEDVAVVMVSVDPERDTPEITGRYAAQFNPGFIGLSSADAQNIAQVKQQYRVVSAKAAPTGDNLYLVDHTAGTFVIDKAGETVLFEPYGKTATEIAADVKILLQ; translated from the coding sequence ATGAAACCGTACCCGATTTCCGCCCTGCTCTGCACTCTGCTGCTGGCCGCATGCCAACCGAACCCCGCACCCGCCCCGGCCGCGCCTGCCGCCTCCGATACAGCCGCAGCCTCCGCCACACCGGATACTTCCGGCTTCTACGGCACCGACATCCGCCGGGACGACATCGGCGGCGATTTCACGCTGACCGGCGGCGACGGCAAACCGTTCAGCCTCAGCAGTCTGAAAGGAAAAGTCGTCCTGCTGACCTTCGGCTACACCAACTGCCCCGACGTCTGCCCGACCAGCCTGGTTACATACAACGATGTTTTGCGCCAATTGGGCGGACAGGCAGAAGACGTGGCGGTGGTGATGGTCAGCGTCGATCCCGAACGCGACACGCCCGAAATCACCGGCCGCTACGCCGCCCAGTTCAACCCCGGCTTTATCGGTTTGAGCTCGGCCGACGCGCAAAACATTGCACAAGTCAAACAGCAATACCGCGTGGTTTCCGCCAAAGCCGCCCCGACCGGCGATAATCTTTATCTGGTCGACCACACCGCAGGCACATTCGTTATCGACAAAGCGGGCGAAACCGTCCTGTTCGAACCCTACGGAAAAACCGCAACCGAGATCGCCGCCGATGTGAAAATCTTGTTACAATAA
- the hisG gene encoding ATP phosphoribosyltransferase: MSEHSLTIALSKGRIFEETLPLLAAAGIEPAENPEQSRKLIIGTNRTHIRLVIVRATDVPTYVQYGAADFGIAGKDVLTEHGGEGLYQPLDLQIARCRMMVAVPEGFDYARASQPGKRLRIATKYPDIAARHFAAKGVHVDIIKLYGSMELAPLVGLSDAIVDLVSTGNTLKANKLQAVEHISDISSRLVVNKAALKVKYAAIQPIIDAFSHAATADDQPPNI; this comes from the coding sequence ATGTCCGAGCACAGTCTCACCATCGCACTCTCCAAAGGGCGCATCTTTGAAGAAACTCTGCCGCTGCTGGCTGCCGCCGGCATCGAGCCTGCCGAAAACCCCGAACAGTCGCGCAAGCTGATTATCGGTACCAACCGTACCCATATCCGCCTCGTCATCGTGCGCGCCACCGATGTCCCCACCTACGTCCAATACGGCGCAGCCGATTTCGGCATTGCGGGCAAAGACGTGCTGACCGAACACGGCGGCGAAGGCCTTTATCAGCCTTTGGATCTGCAAATCGCCCGCTGCCGCATGATGGTAGCCGTCCCCGAAGGATTCGATTACGCACGCGCGTCCCAACCGGGCAAACGCCTGCGCATCGCCACCAAATACCCCGACATCGCCGCCCGACACTTTGCCGCCAAAGGCGTACACGTGGACATCATCAAACTCTACGGCTCGATGGAACTCGCCCCTTTGGTCGGCCTGTCCGATGCCATTGTCGATTTGGTTTCTACCGGCAACACATTGAAAGCCAACAAGCTGCAAGCCGTCGAGCACATCAGCGACATTTCCAGCCGCTTAGTGGTCAATAAAGCCGCACTGAAAGTCAAATACGCCGCCATACAGCCGATTATCGACGCTTTTTCACACGCCGCCACGGCCGACGACCAACCCCCGAATATCTGA
- a CDS encoding PIN domain-containing protein, which produces MKHLLIELTQTQAADLNKIHEQDCCVWLFVPAGRDSLPLDLAESLCRFGSRVQFIRMAHKSRDSLGFYFSFYIGRITLEDPAAQIIILSQDEGFDPLLQHIGQSGLADHTLRLNQIGGKAAAPLHQPETPPEKAAPENDPPDPLAQKHFELCLKKSIAGLAAADTRPADSDGLAKLLKKILTADARRLSKDKRKALLQDIQNRLFELGFVRDGHSDGLTYRLHAADLEARLTDAVRRCKPRNKNALFTLIRSHAEPLLQHSWSEQIAYDICRRLADAGLLNLHGQRVLYPVAPAAEAQITEIPAPSGRTAPVSDGLTPAAAKALATLRKIHRTKPRQYDKLINSLVQWLRSSEDEARAAAAELLAAGYIRQEDHGGIAYTL; this is translated from the coding sequence ATGAAGCACCTGCTGATCGAACTGACCCAAACCCAAGCCGCCGATTTGAACAAAATCCACGAACAAGACTGCTGTGTCTGGCTGTTCGTCCCCGCAGGCCGCGACAGCCTGCCGCTGGATTTGGCCGAAAGCCTGTGCCGCTTCGGCAGCCGGGTTCAGTTTATCCGCATGGCACACAAAAGCCGCGACAGCCTGGGCTTTTATTTCAGCTTCTACATCGGCCGCATCACATTGGAAGATCCGGCCGCCCAAATCATCATTCTTTCCCAAGACGAAGGGTTCGACCCGCTGTTGCAGCACATCGGCCAAAGCGGACTGGCCGACCACACCCTGCGCCTGAACCAAATCGGCGGCAAAGCGGCCGCACCGCTGCACCAACCCGAAACACCGCCCGAAAAGGCCGCACCGGAAAACGACCCGCCCGATCCGCTGGCACAAAAACATTTCGAACTGTGCCTGAAAAAAAGCATCGCCGGACTGGCCGCCGCCGACACGCGCCCTGCCGACAGCGACGGTTTGGCCAAACTGCTGAAAAAAATCCTGACCGCCGATGCCCGCCGTCTTTCCAAAGACAAACGCAAAGCCCTGCTGCAAGATATTCAGAACCGTCTGTTCGAACTGGGCTTTGTCCGCGACGGCCATTCAGACGGCCTGACCTACCGGCTGCACGCCGCCGATCTGGAAGCACGCCTGACCGATGCCGTCCGCCGCTGCAAACCGCGCAACAAAAACGCCCTGTTCACCCTGATCCGCAGCCACGCCGAACCGCTGCTGCAACACAGTTGGAGCGAACAGATTGCCTACGACATCTGCCGCCGCCTGGCCGATGCGGGCCTGCTCAACCTGCACGGCCAGCGTGTGCTGTATCCCGTCGCGCCTGCTGCCGAAGCACAAATAACCGAAATCCCCGCGCCGTCCGGCCGGACCGCGCCCGTTTCAGACGGCCTCACACCGGCCGCCGCCAAAGCACTGGCCACCCTGCGCAAAATCCACCGCACCAAACCGCGCCAATACGATAAACTGATTAACTCGCTGGTGCAGTGGCTGCGCAGCAGCGAAGACGAAGCCCGTGCCGCTGCGGCCGAACTGCTGGCAGCGGGCTACATCCGGCAAGAAGATCACGGCGGTATCGCCTACACGCTGTAA
- the hisD gene encoding histidinol dehydrogenase, translating to MKHLDTRSPDFQTELEALLAFETAQDPKTEQIVADICADVRRRGDAALIEYTNRFDGTAAHNMADLMLDQNDLQAAFGRLPADIQTALKTAAARVESYHRRQKLESWHYTDEDGTLLGQKITPLDRVGIYVPGGKAAYPSSVIMNAMPAHVAGVGEIIMVVPTPRGERNDIVLAAAYAAGVTRVFTIGGAQAVAALAYGTETVPQVDKITGPGNAFVAAAKRRVFGVVGIDMVAGPSEILVIADGTTPAEWVAMDLFSQAEHDEIAQAVLIATSQTYLDDVQTAMDRLMAEMPRRDIIEASLANRGAFILARDLDEACAIANFIAPEHLELSVENPQQWAEKIRHAGAVFMGRYTSESLGDYCAGPNHVLPTSRTARFSSPLGTYDFQKRSSLIQVSETGAQILGQTASILAHGEGLTAHARAAEMRLNGSKGK from the coding sequence ATGAAACATCTCGACACCCGCTCCCCCGATTTCCAAACCGAACTCGAAGCCCTTTTGGCCTTTGAAACCGCGCAAGACCCGAAAACCGAACAGATTGTTGCCGACATCTGCGCCGATGTGCGCCGACGGGGCGACGCGGCCCTGATCGAATACACCAACCGTTTCGACGGCACGGCGGCACACAACATGGCCGATTTGATGCTGGATCAAAACGATTTGCAGGCCGCATTCGGCCGCCTGCCCGCCGATATTCAGACGGCCTTGAAAACCGCCGCCGCCCGCGTGGAAAGCTACCACCGCCGCCAAAAACTCGAATCCTGGCACTATACCGACGAAGACGGTACGCTCCTGGGCCAGAAAATCACCCCGCTCGACCGAGTAGGCATTTACGTTCCCGGCGGCAAAGCGGCCTACCCCAGCAGCGTAATCATGAACGCCATGCCCGCCCATGTGGCCGGTGTAGGCGAAATCATCATGGTCGTGCCGACACCGCGCGGCGAACGCAACGATATTGTGCTGGCGGCCGCCTATGCGGCGGGCGTAACCCGTGTTTTCACTATCGGCGGCGCGCAAGCCGTCGCCGCGCTGGCCTACGGCACCGAAACCGTCCCGCAGGTCGATAAAATCACCGGCCCGGGCAATGCCTTTGTAGCCGCCGCCAAACGCCGCGTCTTCGGCGTGGTAGGCATCGACATGGTCGCCGGGCCGTCTGAAATTCTCGTGATTGCCGACGGCACCACGCCTGCCGAATGGGTGGCAATGGATTTGTTCAGTCAGGCCGAACACGACGAAATCGCCCAAGCGGTTTTAATCGCCACCTCCCAAACCTATCTGGACGACGTTCAAACCGCGATGGACAGACTGATGGCCGAGATGCCGCGCCGCGACATCATCGAAGCCTCACTCGCCAACCGCGGGGCGTTCATTTTGGCACGCGATTTGGACGAAGCCTGCGCCATCGCCAACTTTATCGCGCCCGAACATTTGGAACTGTCCGTCGAAAACCCGCAGCAGTGGGCGGAAAAAATCCGCCATGCCGGCGCTGTCTTTATGGGACGCTACACCAGCGAAAGCCTCGGCGACTACTGCGCCGGCCCCAACCATGTCCTGCCCACCAGCCGCACCGCCCGCTTCTCCTCCCCCTTGGGCACATACGATTTCCAAAAACGGTCGAGCCTGATCCAAGTGTCCGAAACCGGTGCACAGATACTCGGCCAAACCGCCAGCATTCTGGCACACGGCGAAGGCCTGACCGCCCACGCCCGCGCAGCAGAAATGCGCCTGAACGGTTCGAAGGGAAAATAG
- a CDS encoding GpE family phage tail protein → MEKTTVEEAVSQLNAACADMAWWYSRSPQAIDHLTLDDFAAFQKEATRQMKAGFRQGI, encoded by the coding sequence TTGGAAAAAACGACGGTTGAAGAAGCGGTTTCCCAGTTAAACGCTGCCTGTGCAGATATGGCCTGGTGGTACAGCCGGTCGCCGCAAGCCATCGATCATCTGACTTTGGACGATTTTGCTGCCTTTCAAAAAGAAGCAACCCGCCAAATGAAGGCGGGTTTCAGACAAGGTATTTAG
- a CDS encoding DUF1841 family protein — translation MYDVNTHDVRRFFASVWRQRFAPLGLDALQQKALRIIEAHPEYAHYLEHVEDYLDKVWTPQDGEENPFLHLSLHLSVQEQAGIDQPPGIRALHRQLCARHDDDWVAAEHEMIEALAETVWEAQRFGRGLDVNAYMTRLRRLVGLGQEDEERINPHEVAQSDKISARD, via the coding sequence ATGTACGATGTCAATACGCACGATGTGCGCCGTTTTTTTGCCTCGGTTTGGCGGCAGCGTTTTGCGCCTTTGGGGTTGGACGCATTGCAGCAGAAGGCTTTGCGGATTATCGAGGCACATCCGGAATATGCGCATTATCTCGAACACGTTGAAGACTATTTGGATAAGGTATGGACGCCGCAGGACGGTGAAGAAAATCCGTTTCTGCATTTGTCGCTGCATTTATCGGTTCAGGAGCAGGCCGGTATCGACCAGCCGCCCGGTATCCGCGCGCTGCACCGCCAATTGTGCGCACGCCACGATGATGACTGGGTGGCGGCCGAGCATGAAATGATTGAGGCTTTGGCCGAAACGGTATGGGAAGCGCAGCGGTTCGGCCGCGGTTTGGACGTGAATGCCTATATGACCCGCCTGCGCCGTCTGGTGGGTTTGGGGCAGGAAGACGAGGAGCGCATCAATCCGCACGAGGTGGCGCAGTCCGACAAAATCAGCGCGCGGGATTGA
- a CDS encoding thiol:disulfide interchange protein DsbA/DsbL, whose product MKISKILTTVLALAAALPAQAALVEGEDYVVLAKPMTQQNPEKIEVAEFFGYFCVHCYNLNPVLLKRERTWASDTYLRPIHVVWSPDMMGLARIAAAVNSTGMKKQASQAVFEAVYNQKINLADADTFKKWAEAQTAFDGKKLAAAYNGFSNPAQAQMMADLTMQHNIESTPTFIVGGKYQMRFKGTWEQNLDKVDEMIAKVRKERGMKAPAAKARPRSLGASAAKAANR is encoded by the coding sequence ATGAAAATCAGCAAAATCCTCACAACAGTATTGGCGCTGGCAGCAGCCCTGCCCGCTCAGGCCGCTTTGGTGGAGGGCGAAGATTATGTCGTGCTGGCCAAGCCGATGACCCAGCAGAATCCCGAAAAAATCGAAGTGGCCGAGTTTTTCGGTTACTTCTGCGTACACTGCTACAATCTGAACCCTGTGCTGCTCAAACGGGAACGTACTTGGGCTTCTGATACGTATCTGCGTCCGATTCATGTGGTATGGTCGCCCGATATGATGGGCTTAGCGCGCATTGCCGCCGCCGTAAACAGCACCGGCATGAAGAAGCAGGCCTCCCAAGCGGTATTTGAAGCTGTGTACAATCAGAAAATCAATCTGGCCGATGCCGATACGTTCAAAAAATGGGCCGAAGCACAAACCGCATTTGACGGCAAAAAACTGGCGGCCGCCTATAACGGTTTCAGCAATCCGGCACAGGCACAGATGATGGCGGATCTGACCATGCAGCACAATATCGAAAGCACGCCGACCTTTATCGTGGGCGGCAAATACCAAATGCGCTTTAAAGGCACTTGGGAACAGAATCTGGATAAAGTAGATGAAATGATTGCCAAAGTCCGCAAAGAACGCGGTATGAAGGCACCGGCAGCCAAAGCCCGTCCCCGCAGTCTGGGCGCATCGGCAGCCAAAGCGGCCAACCGTTAA
- a CDS encoding SPOR domain-containing protein codes for MNRHKQDGKGISGFVLGLLLATLIIAALVFFLNQNRRTDFKEPEIRREAPPTEVLTPPTAPGSSPASDVLPDTGAASEIVIDGTPAEPPPASKPEEPKPAPIPKTPAKPDGKPAAKPQETKKQPEPKRDQAKPTPEEILDNGSVDKAREAARAREAERKKAQAALNGEAGKSAQPATPREGSTQGRVILQVGSYADQGAADTQRAKLAMLGVSASVVKAEVNGKTMYRVQTGRLNAEAAAQTKRKLQQNGIDSFARQAK; via the coding sequence ATGAACCGACACAAACAAGACGGCAAAGGCATTTCGGGTTTTGTTCTCGGCTTGCTTTTGGCTACGTTGATTATTGCCGCTTTGGTTTTCTTTTTGAATCAAAACCGCCGAACCGATTTTAAAGAACCGGAAATCCGGCGCGAGGCTCCGCCAACCGAAGTGCTGACCCCGCCGACTGCGCCAGGCAGTTCCCCCGCTTCCGATGTCCTTCCCGATACCGGTGCGGCTTCCGAAATCGTGATCGACGGGACACCGGCCGAGCCGCCTCCGGCATCGAAACCGGAAGAGCCGAAACCTGCTCCGATACCGAAAACACCGGCCAAACCTGACGGAAAACCTGCGGCCAAACCGCAGGAAACCAAAAAACAGCCCGAGCCCAAGCGCGATCAGGCAAAACCGACGCCTGAGGAAATTTTGGACAACGGCAGTGTGGACAAAGCGCGCGAAGCCGCCCGTGCCAGAGAGGCCGAGCGCAAGAAAGCCCAGGCGGCTTTGAACGGTGAGGCGGGCAAATCCGCACAACCTGCGACGCCGCGCGAAGGCAGCACCCAAGGCCGCGTGATTTTGCAGGTCGGTTCCTATGCCGATCAGGGTGCGGCCGATACCCAGCGTGCCAAGCTGGCCATGTTGGGGGTGAGCGCTTCGGTGGTAAAAGCCGAAGTCAACGGCAAAACCATGTACCGCGTGCAGACCGGCCGTCTGAATGCCGAAGCGGCTGCACAGACCAAACGGAAATTGCAGCAAAACGGTATCGACAGTTTTGCGCGTCAGGCCAAATAA
- a CDS encoding YifB family Mg chelatase-like AAA ATPase, whose protein sequence is MTWAVVYSRALSGMSAPLVEVEVHLANGLPQFNIVGLPDTEVKESRDRVRAAIVQSGFEMPAKKITVNLAPADLPKESGRFDLPIAVGILAASGQVLSDKLADYELAGELALSGALRPVRGALAMAWQGAKDKRAFILPAENAAQTALLKDLTAYGAVCLGEVAAHLNGIAPLQAVPGGIRPSESRPLPDLAEVKGQHTARLALEIAAAGGHSLLMVGPPGTGKSMLAQRLPGILPPLSDEETISVWALRSLLPLHLQDNSTERPFRAPHHSASAVALVGGGSDPRPGEISLAHHGVLFLDELPEFDRKVLEVLREPLENGEIHISRAARQATFPARFQLVAAMNPCPCGYFGHPVKPCRCTPERIAAYRSKISGPLLDRIDLTIEVPALPAAELAQARPGEASAAVKIRVEAARDRQYARQGKTNAQLSVAELDTVARIEPEAAQALSGLLEKLSLSARSYHRILRVARTLADLAGDERVGRAHVLRAVSFRRAL, encoded by the coding sequence ATGACGTGGGCGGTGGTGTACAGCCGCGCATTGAGCGGCATGAGCGCGCCTTTGGTCGAAGTGGAAGTCCATTTGGCCAACGGGTTGCCGCAGTTTAATATTGTGGGCCTGCCGGATACCGAAGTGAAGGAAAGCCGCGACCGCGTGCGCGCGGCGATTGTGCAGAGCGGCTTTGAAATGCCGGCGAAAAAAATTACCGTCAATCTGGCACCGGCCGATCTGCCCAAGGAGTCAGGCCGCTTCGATCTGCCGATTGCCGTCGGTATTTTGGCTGCATCGGGTCAGGTATTGTCCGACAAATTGGCAGATTATGAGCTGGCGGGCGAGCTGGCTCTGTCCGGTGCACTGCGGCCGGTACGCGGCGCGTTGGCTATGGCCTGGCAGGGTGCGAAAGACAAACGCGCCTTTATCCTGCCGGCGGAAAATGCCGCACAGACGGCATTGCTGAAAGATTTGACGGCATATGGTGCGGTCTGCCTGGGCGAAGTGGCCGCCCATTTGAACGGTATCGCGCCGTTGCAGGCGGTACCAGGCGGCATCAGGCCGTCTGAATCCCGCCCTTTGCCCGATTTGGCCGAAGTCAAAGGCCAGCATACCGCGCGGCTGGCATTGGAAATTGCCGCAGCCGGCGGACACAGCCTGCTGATGGTCGGCCCGCCCGGTACGGGGAAATCCATGCTGGCGCAACGATTGCCGGGCATTCTGCCGCCGCTGAGCGACGAAGAAACGATTTCGGTGTGGGCACTGCGCTCACTGCTGCCGCTTCATTTGCAGGACAACAGTACAGAACGGCCGTTCCGTGCCCCGCACCACAGTGCCAGCGCGGTGGCTTTGGTCGGCGGCGGTTCCGACCCGCGCCCGGGCGAAATTTCCCTGGCGCATCACGGCGTGCTGTTTCTCGACGAGCTGCCCGAATTCGACCGCAAAGTGCTGGAAGTATTGCGCGAGCCGCTGGAAAACGGCGAAATCCATATTTCGCGTGCTGCCCGTCAGGCCACATTTCCGGCGCGTTTCCAACTGGTTGCCGCGATGAACCCCTGTCCGTGCGGCTATTTCGGCCATCCGGTCAAGCCCTGCCGCTGTACTCCCGAACGTATCGCGGCTTACCGCAGCAAAATTTCCGGCCCGCTGTTGGACCGTATCGATTTAACGATTGAAGTGCCTGCGTTACCGGCGGCCGAGCTGGCTCAGGCACGTCCGGGTGAAGCGAGTGCCGCAGTCAAAATCCGGGTGGAAGCCGCGCGCGACCGCCAATATGCCCGTCAAGGCAAAACCAACGCACAATTGAGCGTGGCCGAATTGGATACCGTTGCCCGGATTGAGCCCGAAGCCGCACAGGCATTGAGCGGGCTGCTGGAAAAGCTGTCGCTGTCCGCGCGCAGCTACCACCGCATTTTGAGGGTGGCGCGCACATTGGCCGATTTGGCGGGCGATGAACGGGTCGGCCGCGCCCATGTGTTACGTGCCGTAAGTTTCCGCAGAGCTTTGTAA
- a CDS encoding accessory factor UbiK family protein: MIGKKLFEEVSAKIGDAMANSPAKDVEKNVKAMLGSAFTRMDLVTREEFDIQQQVLIKTRTKLAELEARLAKIEAAGPQQAAADTAAGTDGA; encoded by the coding sequence ATGATCGGTAAAAAACTGTTTGAAGAAGTCAGTGCCAAAATCGGCGACGCCATGGCCAACAGCCCGGCCAAAGACGTGGAGAAAAATGTGAAAGCCATGTTGGGCAGCGCATTTACCCGCATGGATTTGGTCACGCGCGAAGAATTCGACATCCAGCAGCAGGTTTTGATTAAAACCCGCACCAAACTGGCCGAGCTGGAAGCACGCCTGGCCAAAATCGAAGCTGCCGGCCCGCAGCAGGCCGCAGCGGATACGGCGGCAGGGACGGACGGGGCATAA